Proteins co-encoded in one Prunus persica cultivar Lovell chromosome G6, Prunus_persica_NCBIv2, whole genome shotgun sequence genomic window:
- the LOC18772307 gene encoding zinc finger A20 and AN1 domain-containing stress-associated protein 3 translates to MAEEHRCQAPQLCVNNCGFFGSPTTQNLCSKCYRDLQLKEQQTLALNQTLISSASASSSSHSFLSPLISASPSHDARVERVVETKEEEEKEQHAPPARQANKCMTCRRRVGLTGFKCRCGMTFCGTHRYPEQHACGFDFRAMGKEQIAKANPVVKGEKLQRI, encoded by the coding sequence ATGGCGGAAGAACATCGGTGCCAGGCTCCACAACTATGCGTCAACAACTGCGGCTTCTTTGGAAGCCCAACGACGCAGAACTTGTGTTCCAAATGCTACCGTGACTTGCAGCTCAAGGAACAACAGACGCTCGCTCTCAACCAAACCTTAATCTCATCCGCCTCTGCCTCCTCTTCCTCCCACTCGTTCTTGTCTCCGCTGATCTCTGCCTCGCCGTCGCACGACGCGCGGGTGGAGCGCGTGGTGGAAAcgaaggaggaagaggagaagGAGCAGCACGCGCCGCCAGCGAGGCAGGCGAACAAGTGCATGACGTGCAGGCGGCGCGTGGGGTTGACGGGGTTCAAGTGCAGGTGCGGGATGACGTTCTGTGGGACCCACCGGTACCCGGAGCAGCACGCGTGCGGGTTCGACTTCAGAGCGATGGGGAAGGAGCAGATCGCCAAGGCCAACCCGGTCGTCAAGGGCGAGAAGCTGCAGAGGATCTGA